The following proteins are co-located in the Miscanthus floridulus cultivar M001 unplaced genomic scaffold, ASM1932011v1 fs_21_1_2, whole genome shotgun sequence genome:
- the LOC136530826 gene encoding S-adenosylmethionine decarboxylase proenzyme-like, producing the protein MAMSSADSWGSSPASPIGFEGYEKRLEITFSDAPVFEDPCGRGLRALSREQIDSFLDLARCTIVSQLSNKNFDSYVLSESSLFVYPHKVVLKTCGTTKLLLSIPRILELAAGLSLPVLLVKYSRGTFIFPGAQPAPHRSFSEEVSVLNGFFGNLKSGGNAYVIGDTFKPNKKWHVYYATEEPEHPMVTLEMCMTGLDAKKAAVFFKNSADGSCTSAKEMTKLSGISEIIPEMEICDFEFDPCGYSMNGIFGPAASTIHVTPEEGFSYASYEAMNFNPSSLVYSDVIKRVLAGFSPSEFSVAVTIFGGCGFAKSWAKGADVDSYMCDDLVEQELPGGGLLMYQSFTAVASGTESPRSTLEMDGWSSDGMETVAKSDEMCIGCWDVAKKVVKKDVDA; encoded by the coding sequence ATGGCGATGTCTTCAGCTGATTCTTGGGGCTCTTCTCCTGCCTCCCCTATTGGGTTTGAGGGCTATGAGAAGCGCCTCGAGATAACGTTCTCTGATGCACCTGTCTTTGAGGACCCTTGTGGTCGTGGCCTGCGCGCCCTCTCTCGTGAGCAGATCGACTCGTTCCTGGATCTTGCACGGTGCACCATAGTGTCACAGCTCTCCAACAAGAACTTTGACTCATACGTTCTGTCTGAGTCGAGCCTCTTTGTGTATCCCCACAAGGTTGTCCTCAAGACCTGTGGAACGACAAAGCTGCTGCTCTCCATTCCTCGCATCCTTGAGCTTGCTGCAGGGCTGTCACTGCCTGTTCTTTTAGTGAAGTACTCTCGTGGGACTTTCATCTTCCCTGGTGCGCAGCCAGCGCCGCACCGCAGCTTCTCAGAGGAGGTATCTGTGCTGAACGGTTTCTTTGGTAACCTCAAGTCTGGTGGCAATGCCTACGTGATCGGTGACACGTTCAAACCCAACAAGAAGTGGCATGTCTACTATGCCACAGAGGAGCCTGAGCATCCCATGGTGACACTTGAGATGTGCATGACAGGGCTGGATGCTAAGAAAGCTGCAGTGTTCTTCAAGAACTCTGCTGATGGCAGCTGCACATCAGCTAAAGAGATGACAAAGCTCTCAGGTATTTCTGAGATCATCCCTGAGATGGAGATCTGTGACTTTGAGTTCGACCCCTGTGGGTACTCGATGAATGGCATCTTCGGACCTGCTGCCTCCACCATCCATGTGACACCTGAGGAAGGTTTCAGCTATGCAAGCTATGAAGCGATGAACTTCAACCCTAGCTCCCTAGTTTACAGTGATGTGATCAAGAGGGTCCTGGCAGGCTTCTCTCCTTCGGAGTTCTCAGTTGCCGTTACCATCTTTGGTGGCTGTGGGTTTGCCAAATCATGGGCAAAGGGTGCAGACGTCGATTCCTACATGTGCGATGATCTTGTGGAGCAAGAGCTTCCTGGTGGCGGTCTGCTGATGTACCAGAGCTTTACTGCTGTTGCCTCTGGCACCGAGTCACCGAGGTCGACCTTGGAGATGGATGGCTGGAGCAGTGATGGCATGGAGACGGTTGCGAAGAGCGATGAGATGTGTATTGGCTGCTGGGATGTAGCGAAGAAGGTGGTGAAGAAAGATGTGGACGCCTGA
- the LOC136530829 gene encoding gamma-glutamyl peptidase 3-like, translating to MAAMVAEAAATATTTGGRYALLMAAHDSEYVLKKYGGYLHVFVAAFGDAGETWDLYRAIDGELPAPGELECYDGFVISGSPHDAYADDLWILRLCLLVRALHGMRKRVLGVCFGHQVICRALGGRVGKARAGWDVGVREVAIAEEPALPPHRFLDALRERDQLPTRAKITEVHQDEVWEVPEGAEVLASSDKTDVEMFCVGEHVLGIQGHPEYTKDILLSLVDRLLAAGSISIPFAEAVKRQLETTAPDREFWLKLCKSFLKARES from the exons ATGGCAGCCATGGTTGCGGAggcagcggcgacggcgacgacgacgggagGGCGGTACGCGCTGCTGATGGCGGCGCACGACTCGGAGTACGTGCTGAAGAAGTACGGCGGGTACCTCCACGTCTTCGTGGCGGCGTTCGGCGACGCTGGCGAGACGTGGGACCTGTACCGGGCCATCGACGGCGAGCTCCCGGCGCCGGGCGAGCTGGAGTGCTACGACGGGTTCGTGATCAGCGGCAGCCCGCACGACGCTTACGCCGACGACCTGTGGATCCTGCGTCTATGCCTGCTGGTGCGGGCGCTGCACGGCATGCGCAAGCGCGTCCTCGGCGTCTGCTTCGGCCACCAGGTGATCTGCCGTGCGCTGGGGGGCCGCGTGGGCAAGGCCCGCGCTGGGTGGGACGTCGGCGTCAGGGAGGTGGCCATCGCGGAGGAGCCGGCGCTGCCGCCGCACAGGTTCCTCGACGCGCTGCGGGAGCGTGACCAGCTGCCAACCCGCGCCAAGATCACTGAGGTCCATCAAGACGAG GTGTGGGAGGTGCCGGAGGGCGCGGAGGTGCTGGCCTCCTCCGACAAGACCGACGTCGAGATGTTCTGCGTCGGCGAGCACGTGCTGGGCATCCAGGGGCACCCGGAGTACACCAAGGACATCCTCCTCAGCCTCGTCGACCGCCTTCTCGCCGCCGGATCCATCAGT ATTCCCTTTGCTGAGGCCGTGAAGAGGCAGCTAGAGACCACCGCGCCGGACCGGGAGTTCTGGCTGAAGCTCTGCAAGAGCTTCCTCAAAGCTCGTGAATCATAG